The Euphorbia lathyris chromosome 3, ddEupLath1.1, whole genome shotgun sequence genome contains a region encoding:
- the LOC136224951 gene encoding endochitinase EP3-like, which produces MAVYSKTINLSITIVLVGIFLAGIVPENAVAQNCGCPSDQCCSRWGFCGTTDEYCGAGCQEGPCTPASPTNDVSVADVVTTGFFNGIIDVADAGCAGKNFYSRDRFLEALNSYPRFGRVGSVDDSRREIAAFFAHVTHETGHFCHIEEIDGPSKDYCDEDNTQYPCNPNKGYYGRGPIQLSWNFNYGPAGESIGFDGVNMPETVANDPIISFKTALWYWMNSVQPVIGQGFGATIRAINGALECDGGNAATVQARVQYYVDYCDQFGVSPGDNLTC; this is translated from the exons ATGGCAGTTTATAGCAAAACCATAAATCTATCAATAACTATTGTCTTAGTAGGAATATTCCTAGCCGGAATCGTACCGGAAAATGCGGTAGCTCAGAACTGCGGGTGCCCTTCGGATCAGTGCTGTAGCCGATGGGGTTTCTGCGGTACAACCGATGAATACTGCGGAGCCGGGTGCCAAGAGGGACCTTGTACTCCTGCTTCTCCGACGAACGATGTTTCCGTCGCTGATGTTGTCACTACTGGATTTTTTAATGGGATAATTGATGTAGCTGATGCTGGCTGTGCCGGAAAGAATTTCTACTCTCGAGATAGATTTCTTGAAGCTTTGAATTCGTATCCTAGATTTGGTAGAGTTGGTTCTGTCGATGATTCTAGGCGTGAGATTGCTGCTTTCTTTGCTCATGTTACTCATGAAACTGGAC ATTTCTGCCACATAGAAGAAATAGATGGTCCATCCAAAGACTATTGTGACGAAGACAACACACAATATCCATGCAACCCTAACAAAGGGTACTATGGGAGAGGACCAATACAACTATCATGGAACTTCAACTATGGACCTGCCGGAGAAAGCATTGGTTTCGACGGAGTAAACATGCCGGAAACCGTCGCTAATGACCCTATAATTTCATTCAAGACAGCTTTGTGGTATTGGATGAACTCCGTACAACCTGTTATAGGTCAAGGATTTGGAGCTACAATTAGAGCCATTAATGGTGCTCTTGAATGTGATGGTGGAAATGCTGCAACTGTTCAAGCTAGGGTTCAATATTATGTTGATTATTGTGACCAATTTGGTGTATCTCCTGGTGATAACCTCACTTGTTAA